A window of the Leptospira brenneri genome harbors these coding sequences:
- a CDS encoding methyl-accepting chemotaxis protein, with product MSFQVKIPQNTTLSIKTDLAGKIVSVNEDLLRFSEFELNELLGQSFQKIQHPETPESIYINIQKTLKSNEPWNGFLKNQTKSGNYFWANTTITPYYDTEGNTLGYMYVIRSASERQITEGERFYLNPETIEAGFSLNPQKILYKFKIKTKLLFVFGLMAILMLVLGINLILIKNQEYEGAFNRLKGAEYNLSLAKLMRLTAKHRGFMARVLSGDLTAKEGAVAIEKELEVAFKVFLDLNETEGNRFQVYELSIEIFKNWNHLRDINANLTTKESYKEHVSLIKKMLNVNNEVGESSGLFLDPDKDTYFMIDVSLTKLPYLAEKLGQLRGTGLAYLVKGVNADPSEKNLIQEIMGSVLGHFESIAVSMSSITKFNPDSKTIVDAYKHAEGDFPSLRELIQSRIIKEKIPTVKPLEYYNATTNLVDQIFNVNELISKQLSEKFTERANLAKNSARAILVLTSVTLVLLVILQYLIIQSIMSVIRNSTNIISQIVRGSGELKENLDYGINDEIGGLLKWMGVFILNITEIVFVLRQVSGELSDKSKGAASLVRNYSVTTQDQAASTEETSAATEELAASVENVFVSISAQADHLKEIEKVTLDFKMAMSEVANAMMAMTNLTEEFYKKANDGMLTTKDTADSIYVVNKKAELIDEVVIIINEISERTNLLALNASIEAARAGELGRGFAVVAQEIGKLAEQTALNTRNIQSLTTDTKDAIKTSVGLMKNTEESFLDLLNNISKIQETAKLVRIAQDKQTSDTNRIVESVHRINENSLQILSAASQERIAVEEISKSIETIATGTQVIADNSLVLLETAKDIEVTGEHLQTVVETYKY from the coding sequence ATGAGTTTTCAGGTTAAAATCCCACAAAACACCACTTTATCGATTAAAACCGACCTTGCGGGTAAAATCGTGTCTGTTAACGAAGATTTGCTGAGATTCAGTGAATTTGAACTGAATGAGTTATTGGGTCAGTCCTTTCAAAAGATACAACATCCTGAAACTCCTGAATCCATATACATAAACATTCAGAAAACCTTAAAATCGAATGAACCTTGGAATGGCTTTTTGAAAAATCAAACCAAGTCGGGAAATTATTTTTGGGCTAATACAACCATAACACCTTATTACGATACCGAAGGAAATACTTTGGGGTATATGTATGTCATAAGGTCGGCTTCAGAAAGGCAAATCACAGAGGGTGAACGTTTCTATTTAAATCCCGAGACAATAGAAGCTGGTTTTAGTTTGAATCCGCAAAAAATATTATATAAGTTTAAAATAAAGACCAAACTTCTCTTTGTGTTTGGTCTTATGGCGATCCTCATGTTGGTTTTGGGTATCAATTTGATTTTAATTAAAAACCAGGAATATGAAGGAGCTTTTAACCGACTCAAAGGAGCAGAATACAATTTAAGTTTAGCAAAACTAATGCGGCTTACCGCAAAACACCGTGGCTTTATGGCTCGAGTTTTGAGTGGAGATCTCACAGCCAAAGAAGGTGCTGTCGCTATTGAAAAGGAACTAGAAGTCGCTTTTAAAGTGTTTTTAGATTTAAATGAGACGGAAGGAAATCGTTTTCAGGTTTATGAATTGTCCATAGAAATATTCAAAAATTGGAATCATCTAAGAGATATCAACGCAAACTTAACGACAAAGGAAAGTTATAAAGAACATGTTAGCCTGATTAAAAAAATGTTAAATGTAAATAATGAAGTAGGTGAGTCTTCGGGATTGTTTTTAGATCCAGATAAAGATACTTACTTTATGATCGATGTATCTTTGACCAAGTTACCATATTTAGCTGAAAAACTGGGACAACTTCGGGGAACTGGACTTGCTTATTTGGTGAAAGGAGTGAACGCAGATCCGTCAGAAAAAAATTTGATCCAAGAGATCATGGGATCTGTTTTAGGTCATTTTGAATCCATTGCCGTCAGTATGTCATCAATTACCAAGTTCAATCCTGATAGCAAAACGATTGTGGATGCATACAAACATGCGGAAGGAGACTTCCCTAGTTTACGTGAACTGATTCAATCTAGAATCATCAAAGAAAAAATACCAACAGTAAAACCCCTTGAATATTACAATGCGACAACGAATTTGGTGGATCAAATCTTTAATGTAAACGAACTCATATCCAAACAACTCTCAGAGAAGTTTACAGAGAGAGCCAATCTTGCAAAAAATTCTGCCAGGGCCATCCTTGTTCTTACTTCAGTGACCTTAGTTTTATTAGTGATTCTCCAATATCTAATTATTCAAAGCATTATGTCCGTGATTAGAAATAGTACAAATATCATTAGCCAGATCGTACGTGGTTCAGGGGAATTAAAAGAAAACTTGGATTATGGAATTAACGATGAAATCGGAGGCCTTCTCAAGTGGATGGGAGTTTTCATCTTAAATATAACTGAGATTGTATTTGTTCTGAGACAAGTATCTGGTGAGTTATCCGACAAATCAAAAGGTGCAGCAAGTTTAGTTCGTAATTATTCGGTAACAACGCAAGACCAAGCCGCCTCAACAGAAGAAACATCTGCTGCCACCGAAGAGTTGGCGGCTTCCGTTGAGAATGTTTTTGTTAGTATTTCTGCACAAGCAGATCACTTGAAAGAAATCGAAAAAGTAACTTTAGATTTTAAAATGGCAATGTCTGAGGTTGCTAATGCAATGATGGCAATGACCAATCTTACAGAAGAATTTTATAAAAAGGCAAACGATGGGATGTTAACAACAAAAGATACAGCAGATTCAATTTATGTTGTAAATAAAAAAGCAGAACTCATTGATGAAGTTGTAATTATTATCAACGAGATTTCGGAGAGAACTAATTTACTTGCACTCAATGCCTCAATCGAAGCTGCAAGGGCTGGTGAACTCGGCCGAGGGTTTGCAGTGGTTGCACAAGAAATTGGAAAACTTGCAGAACAAACGGCTCTTAACACAAGAAATATCCAATCGCTAACCACCGATACAAAAGATGCTATCAAAACAAGTGTTGGCCTAATGAAAAATACGGAAGAAAGTTTTCTTGATCTATTAAACAATATTTCTAAAATCCAAGAAACGGCGAAACTCGTGAGGATAGCTCAGGACAAACAAACTTCGGATACCAATCGGATCGTGGAGTCAGTGCATAGGATCAATGAAAATTCTCTTCAGATTCTGAGCGCCGCTTCTCAAGAGAGAATAGCGGTTGAAGAAATTTCTAAATCTATAGAGACAATCGCTACAGGCACACAAGTAATCGCTGATAATTCCTTAGTTCTTCTTGAAACAGCAAAAGACATTGAGGTTACAGGGGAACATTTACAAACTGTTGTAGAAACTTATAAATATTAG
- a CDS encoding FAD-binding dehydrogenase: MLHKKMEGLVVVVKRSDVIIVGAGIAGLVAAYECLNQGKSVLIIERNTEEHFGGLAKLSFGGMALVGTPLQKRLGIKDTPAIALEDWNSFANFGADDVLPKKWAEQYVHESVGQVYHWLANLDLNFFPVVNWVERGLYHRGNSVPRYHVLWGTGYRLVERFEELLKKYLQNGKLKYLFEHKVTDLIKENGRIVGCIAEQEKTESKDLLFYADHVIVATGGITGCLDKVREHWYKPWGQAPKEMLNGSHPYADGLVHEAVSRHGGNLTHLDKMWNYAAGIPNPKPQFEAHGLSLIPCKSALWLDHSGRRIGPEPMMTGFDTNELCRRISQLEKPHTWQLLNWRIAAKELAVSGSEHNPMIRDRKLVSFLKEILLGNHRLIRQLQKESDHFIVAKNLHELVDKMNQLNGDQSINYEVLKQEITQYDDVIKRGKGQWNDDQLRRILHARSWRSDKFRTCAPKPILDPSAGPLIAIKLRLITRKSLGGIQTDLQSRVLDKLGAPIDGLYAVGEAAGFGGGGASGFKSLEGTFLSGCILTARAAAKSIHENLS; this comes from the coding sequence ATGCTTCATAAGAAGATGGAGGGTCTGGTAGTGGTCGTAAAAAGAAGCGATGTCATTATAGTCGGAGCGGGAATCGCTGGTTTGGTGGCGGCATATGAATGTCTAAACCAAGGGAAATCTGTTTTAATTATTGAAAGAAATACCGAGGAACATTTCGGCGGTCTCGCAAAATTATCGTTTGGTGGTATGGCCCTAGTAGGAACTCCACTGCAAAAACGTCTTGGAATCAAAGATACTCCCGCAATTGCTTTGGAAGATTGGAACTCTTTTGCCAATTTTGGAGCAGACGATGTTTTACCAAAAAAATGGGCTGAACAATATGTTCACGAAAGTGTGGGGCAAGTGTATCATTGGCTTGCAAACCTTGATCTGAATTTTTTTCCCGTAGTCAATTGGGTAGAACGCGGATTATACCATAGAGGAAATTCCGTTCCTCGTTATCATGTTCTTTGGGGAACAGGGTACAGGCTCGTAGAAAGATTTGAAGAATTATTAAAGAAATATCTTCAAAATGGAAAATTAAAATATCTTTTTGAACACAAAGTTACTGATTTAATCAAAGAAAATGGAAGGATTGTTGGTTGCATCGCCGAACAAGAAAAAACGGAGAGTAAAGATCTATTATTTTATGCAGATCATGTGATTGTAGCAACTGGTGGGATCACAGGTTGTTTGGATAAAGTAAGAGAACACTGGTACAAACCTTGGGGGCAAGCACCGAAAGAAATGCTGAACGGTTCCCATCCCTATGCGGATGGTTTGGTTCATGAAGCCGTGAGTCGGCATGGGGGCAATCTAACACATCTAGATAAAATGTGGAATTATGCCGCAGGGATTCCCAATCCAAAACCGCAATTTGAAGCACATGGACTCAGTTTGATCCCTTGTAAGTCAGCTTTATGGTTGGATCATTCGGGTCGTCGAATTGGACCCGAACCTATGATGACAGGATTTGATACCAATGAACTTTGTCGACGTATCTCTCAACTAGAAAAACCCCATACTTGGCAATTACTCAACTGGAGAATTGCTGCCAAGGAACTAGCAGTTTCCGGTTCGGAACATAACCCGATGATCCGTGACCGAAAGTTGGTTTCTTTCCTAAAGGAAATTTTACTTGGTAACCACCGTCTGATACGCCAGTTACAAAAAGAAAGTGATCATTTCATCGTGGCAAAGAACTTACATGAATTAGTTGATAAAATGAATCAATTAAATGGCGACCAGTCCATCAATTATGAAGTTTTAAAACAAGAAATCACTCAATATGATGATGTGATCAAACGTGGGAAAGGACAATGGAATGATGATCAATTAAGACGAATCCTACATGCTAGGTCTTGGCGTTCTGATAAGTTCCGCACTTGCGCGCCAAAACCGATTCTTGATCCAAGTGCAGGTCCTCTCATTGCCATTAAACTCCGATTAATTACAAGAAAAAGTTTAGGTGGGATTCAAACCGATTTACAAAGCCGCGTATTGGACAAGTTAGGTGCTCCTATCGATGGTTTGTACGCAGTTGGTGAAGCCGCAGGATTTGGGGGTGGTGGTGCTAGTGGTTTTAAATCTTTAGAAGGAACTTTTTTATCAGGATGTATACTCACTGCAAGAGCAGCCGCTAAGTCGATCCATGAAAACCTTTCATAA